The following are encoded together in the Lathyrus oleraceus cultivar Zhongwan6 chromosome 3, CAAS_Psat_ZW6_1.0, whole genome shotgun sequence genome:
- the LOC127126648 gene encoding casein kinase 1-like protein HD16, which translates to MPELRSGARRSKRLGDLQPGPLPVDQEENWAQPEQNRTRRRVGGGRGRGGNATGVGKGSSPAVPTRRPAAGRGRGARLIDLDPEPCEVLPVPVALRAQEPVYNHLEVVANNNIVMEGGSGDKVAVAEEEATTTPVPERVQVGNSPVYKTERKLGKGGFGQVYVGRRVNGGSDRTGPEAIEVALKFEHRNSKGCNYGPPYEWQVYSTLNGCYGVPWVHYKGRQGDFYILVMDILGPSLWDVWNSLGQSMSPSMAACIAVEAISILEKLHMKGFVHGDVKPENFLLGQPGTADDKKLYLIDLGLASKWKDASSGQHVEYDQRPDIFRGTIRYASVHAHLGRTGSRRDDLESLAYTLIFLIKGRLPWQGYQGDNKSFLVCKKKMSTSAELMCCFCPAPFKLFLEAVTNMKFDEEPNYSKLISLFDSLIEPCTPLRPIRIDGALKVGQKRGRMLLINLEEDEQPKKKVRLGSPATQWISVYNARRPMKQRYHYNVADNRLGQHVDKGIEDGLYISCVASSANLWALIMDAGTGFSSQVYELSPVFLHKDWIMEQWEKNYYISSIAGAVNGSSLVVMSKGTPYTQQSYKVSDSFPFKWINKKWKEGFHVTSMTTAGSRWGVVMSRNAGYSDQVVELDFLYPSEGIHRRWENNYRITSMAATNDQAAFILSIPKRKLLDETQETLRTSAFPSTHVKEKWAKNLYIASICYGRTVC; encoded by the exons ATGCCAGAGTTGAGAAGTGGAGCTAGAAGGTCAAAGCGACTTGGAGATCTTCAGCCTGGTCCCCTACCTGTTGATCAAGAGGAGAATTGGGCACAGCCTGAACAGAACAGAACTAGGAGGAGAGTTGGAGGTGGAAGAGGAAGAGGTGGTAATGCTACAGGTGTAGGTAAAGGGTCTTCACCAGCTGTACCCACAAGGCGACCTGCAGCTGGTAGAGGCCGCGGAGCAAGATTGATTGATTTGGATCCTGAACCTTGTGAGGTCCTTCCCGTACCTGTTGCATTAAGGGCTCAGGAACCTGTTTACAATCATTTAGAGGTAGTGGCTAATAATAACATTGTAATGGAGGGAGGAAGTGGTGATAAAGTGGCAGTAGCTGAAGAAGAGGCAACCACAACCCCTGTCCCTGAGAGG GTACAAGTTGGTAACTCTCCTGTATATAAGACAGAAAGGAAGTTGGGTAAGGGTGGTTTTGGCCAAGTGTATGTTGGCAGAAGGGTTAATGGTGGATCTGATCGAACAGGTCCTGAGGCCATCGAG GTTGCACTCAAGTTTGAGCATAGAAACAGTAAAGGCTGTAATTATGGGCCTCCTTATGAGTGGCAAGTTTACAG TACTCTGAATGGTTGTTATGGTGTTCCTTGGGTTCATTACAAGGGTCGACAAGGAGATTTCTACATTTTG GTGATGGACATACTTGGGCCCAGCCTTTGGGATGTATGGAATTCTCTTGGTCAATC GATGTCGCCAAGTATGGCTGCTTGTATTGCAGTTGAGGCAATATCAATTCTTGAGAAGCTCCATATGAAAGG GTTTGTGCATGGCGATGTAAAACCAGAAAACTTTTTGCTTGGTCAACCTGGAACGGCTGATGATAAGAAGTTGTATCTTATTGATCTTGGTTTAG CTTCAAAGTGGAAGGATGCATCATCTGGTCAACACGTTGAATATGACCAGAGACCTGATATATTCAG GGGAACAATAAGGTATGCTAGTGTACATGCACATTTAGGTAGGACTGGCAGTCGAAGGGATGATCTTGAGTCACTGGCATACACGTTAATATTTCTCATAAAAGGGAGATTGCCGTGGCAGGGTTATCAG GGTGACAATAAAAGTTTTCTTGTTTGTAAGAAAAAAATGTCCACATCTGCGGAGTTGATGTGCTGCTTTTGTCCTGCTCCATTTAAGCTGTTCCTGGAAGCAGTTACGAACATGAAATTTGATGAGGAGCCAAATTATTCCAAGCTCATATCACTTTTTGACAGCTTGATCGAACCATGCACTCCATTGAGACCTATTAGAATTGATGGAGCTTTAAAG GTTGGTCAAAAGCGAGGAAGGATGCTCCTTATAAATCTGGAGGAAGATGAGCAGCCTAAGAAAAAAGTGCGATTGGGGAGTCCTGCTACTCAGTGGATATCAGTGTATAATGCACGCCGTCCCATGAAGCAAAG ATATCATTACAACGTAGCTGACAATAGGCTTGGGCAGCACGTAGACAAGGGTATTGAGGATGGGTTATATATAAGCTGTGTGGCCTCTTCAGCAAATTTGTGGGCTCTAATCATGGATGCAGGAACAGGTTTTTCTTCCCAGGTTTACGAGCTATCACCTGTCTTCCTGCACAAG GATTGGATTATGGAGCAATGGGAAAAAAATTACTATATCAGCTCAATAGCTGGTGCAGTTAATGGCAGTTCCTTGGTTGTCATGTCCAAAG GAACTCCTTATACACAACAGTCCTACAAAGTGAGTGATTCCTTTCCTTTTAAATGGATAAACAAGAAGTGGAAAGAAGGATTCCATGTTACCTCCATGACTACTGCTGGCAGCCGATGGGGTGTTGTAATGTCCAGGAATGCTGGGTATTCTGATCAG GTTGTGGAGCTTGACTTTTTGTATCCAAGTGAAGGAATTCATCGACGATGGGAGAATAATTACCGGATCACTTCTATGGCTGCTACTAATGATCAGGCAGCCTTCATACTGAGCATACCGAAACGCAAATTACTTGATGAAACTCAAGAGACTCTGAGAACATCTGCTTTTCCTAGCACCCATGTAAAG GAAAAATGGGCCAAGAATCTCTATATTGCCTCGATATGTTATGGGCGAACTGTTTGCTAG